DNA sequence from the Verrucomicrobiota bacterium genome:
GCTCTCCGTCGCCACATCAATGAACTTATACAGCGAATTCCCAATGGCATCGAGCATGAAGCTGATGAACGGACGACAGTCCACCGCGCCTGCCTGCGAATCCTGCAGCGCCTGGTAGTAAAGCGCTTGGTTGTGGTGGACCAGGGTTTCCACCGGCATCCAGGCAAACAGCGGATTCCATCGGGAAAGGACCAAGGTCTGCCACAGCCGCCCGATTCTGCCGTTGCCGTCGAGGAAGGGATGGATGTTTTCCAGCATGTAGTGGACGGCAGAACTCTTGATGAGCGGGTGCGCTTCGCTGGCCTTCCCCCAGTGCAGGAGCTGCTCGACGAGGGCGGGCACCTGTTTCGCCGGGGCACCGCGATGCATCACCGCGCCATCGCCGCGCACGACGGCCACGCCGACCGTCCGGAACTGGCCCGACTCCCCGATGAGTGCATCGGTCAGGTGCGCGTGGGCTTTCAGCAAGTCGCTCACCGACCAGGGCTCATAGTCAGTCATTTCGTTGTAGGCATGCCACGCGTTCTGCACCTCCTTGATGTCCTTGGGCGGCCCCCAGACCGGCTTGCCGTTGATGACATCGGTGACCTGGCCCAAGGTGAGCTGGTTGCCTTCGATGGCGGTGGAGGCATGGATCGAGAGAATGCGATTGAGTTTGCGCAGGTGCAACACATCGCCGGACTGTTCCTCCCTGATTTTGACGCGCTCGAGCAGGGCGTGAATCTCGCCGATCTTTTCATGCCATCCTGGGGCTTCCGTGTAGAACTGTTCCAGCGGCTTCACGGTCTTGTCTCCTTTGGTTTGCCACCAGGTCCGGACAAGCGCTGTTTCACCTCGTGCGTAGTCTGCCACACCTTGTGCAACCCCTTGTGCGCCTTGTCAGCGATGGCGTAGGCGTAGATGCGCAACCGGGTTTCCGGCTTCGGCGCAAGGATTTCTTCGATGGTGGGTTTACTCATCGTTGCGGTCCTCTAGGGTGGCCTCCTGCAGCCGCCGCTCCTTCTCGATCTCCAGTCGGAGTTGTTCTTCCGTTGGCAGGCAAAGCATGTATTTAGAGGCGAAGATCTGCTTGCGATCGCTCAGCACCGAATAGCGGGCCACGGTCTCGTTCTTTTCAGTGCAGAGAATGAGCCCGATTGTCGGGTTATCGTCCGGCGCGATGAACAGGCCGTCATACATCCGCACGTAGCCGTCCATCTGGCCGACATCCGCATGGGTCAATTCCCCCACCTTGAGGTCAATCAGAAGGTAGAACTTCAGCCGGCAGTGATAGAATACCAGGTCAATGTAGCGGTCCTGCTCCTCGATGCGGACATGCTTCTGCCGGGCGACGAAGGCGAACCCGCTGCCCAGCTCCAGCAGGAAGCGTTGCAGATGGGTGATAATGGCCCGCTCCAGATCCGACTCGTGAAACGCCGCCCGATCCGGCAGCCCCAGAAACTCCAGCACATACGGATGCTTCAACGCCTCGCCGGCCGGAACGGCGGGAACGGGCAGCTTGCGTCCCTCCGCGAGCATCTTCTCGGGCTTGCGGCTTTTGAGGATGCGCTCGTAATAGAACGATTGAATCTGCCGCTCCAACGTGCGCTTGTCCCACCCACCCGCGACCGCCTCGCGCTCATAGAAATCCCGCGCCTCAAGGTTTTTCACGCGCATCAGCGCGCGGTAATGCGACCAGGAAAGCTGGGGCGAGAAACCTGCCAGGGATTCGCTACCCGCTGGATAGCCCTTCCTGGACCGGGCCAATTCTATCCCCAACGGGGAGAGAATTTCGGGTTCCGAAGATTCAGTACCCGTTGGGTACGGAATTCCCATCGCCGAAGATTGTGCGCCCATTGGGCGCACAATTCTAAGCCGCTCACTGTAAACGAGATAAAACTGTTTGAATGACTTGATGTTTCGTCCAGAGAATCCCTCCCCATACCGCTCCGTCAGCCGTGCAGACAGAACCTCGACCACCTTTTTGCCATACTCCGCCCGCGCCGCGCCGCCCTGCAATTCCTGGACGATCTCGCGCCCGATCAGCCAGTAGGCCAGCACCATGTTGCTGTTCACCGCCCGGACCACATTGCCACGCGCCTGCTCCAGAATGGAAACCACGCGCTCAAAAAGCGCTTCCGGCTTTTTCGCGGCAATTTTTTGCTTTGGCTTGGTCATCGTTGGTCTCCAATCTTGGTTTCAGCCCCAACGGGGCGGGCTACGTCAGCCCAGGGCAACGCCCTGGGAACCGGGTCAAACCAAACCCACCAGCCCTGAAAGGGCGGCCCAACGCGCCGTTTAATCGCACTCTGCACCCGCACTTCCACCCCGTCGCCGCCGGTCTGGTAGGCGAAGGTTAGAAATTCCGCCGTGCTGTTGCGGATGCGCACACTGTTCGGTGATTGCTTTTTAGGCATGGGTGTCTCCGTGTCTATGGCTTCGGCGCCAGAATTTCTTCGATGGGTTTACTCATCGCTGTCGCCTTCGGCCATTGGGCGGATCATTGACTCAATGAAGGCGATTTCATCCTTCGTGAGCTTGTATTTTTGATAGAGGAGAGCGTCTGTCCATTTGCGACTCCACTGCTGCTGCGGAAGCCATGAATACGTTCCCCGCGGCAAATCTTGCGTAATCTTCCGCAACGAAATGAGAAAGCGCGCAAATCGAGTGCGAAGATATGCGTCGCAACTCACCGCCTCTGTCTCGGATGAGAAAGGCCCGGCAACGACGTAAGTCTGAGTGCAGACAGAGTGTGGGCCAGCGACAACCCTAGGACCAAGGACGTTCGCAGGGATCGCTCCACGCTCTCCGTATGCTTTCGGGAGAAGCAATTTCCAAACGGGAATGAGATGCCTGTTTTTTGTGACTGATGAATCTTTTATCCAGCCGACTACGCGCTTCTGGTTAACGGACACGTGTAACTTGATGGCGCTCTTGAAGGGCTTCTCCTCGAAATCCTCGAAGTTCGTGGCGAGCCCGAATGGCGTGTCTCCGCTCACGAGGTCTGCCACCGAAAGTTCATTCAAGCGTTGAACTTTCTTCAAAATGCTAACCGCACGCGTGTCTCGCACGAAGATGTCGAACTCATCCAGCTTGCGAGCAACAGGCTGCTGCTGTTCGTCTCCAAGCACGAGACTATATTTGCAGTCGCCTTGATGATTTCCGTCCCATAAGAAGTAACCAACCCCACCTTCAAAATCTACGCCCGGAAATGCAGTGGACATCTTCGTGTAATCAACAAGGTGGCTGATGTGTCCGCCGGTAAGCATGGACTTTCGGAACTCGTCCATGCCGCGTCCACCGGCCAGCCACCTTGACGGGATCACCATGCTCAGGAAGCGCGGGTCGAGCTTCAGCGCCTGCTCTACAAAAAGGTGGTAGATCGAGGAGTCGCTCGAACCGCCTGCACCACCCTTCATTTGATACGGTGGATTTCCGATGATAACGTCGAATTGCATGTTGCCTCCAAATATCTCGGCGAGCCGAGTCTTGATGTTGTCGGTGTGAATGAACGCGTAGGCGTGGGTTTCAAGGCCTTTGGCCCGATCAAAAACGGATCGTCCGGCCCCACAATACTCGCACTTGTCCCCATCCCAGGTGTGTTCCATGCGCTGAAACCAGATATTCCCATCATCGCTGGTGAAAGATTTGGCGATGGAGTGCTCACCTTTGGCGTGCTTGGAGCAATACACACTCCGGCGCGCCAGCAGGCTGGTGATTTGCGTGATGCCGATGCCGAACACCTGCTTTGTCAGGATGTGGTTCACGCGCTTCTGGAGAACGGGAATCTCGCCCTCCAATCCCTTGGTGAGGCGGTTGGTGATCTCGCGCAGGAACACCCCGGATTTTGTGCA
Encoded proteins:
- a CDS encoding Eco57I restriction-modification methylase domain-containing protein translates to MNEQASFTLRGRNPDVLTCIANLSNDEVFTPPEFANRMLDTLTEAWAANNNGANIWADKTVKFLDPCTKSGVFLREITNRLTKGLEGEIPVLQKRVNHILTKQVFGIGITQITSLLARRSVYCSKHAKGEHSIAKSFTSDDGNIWFQRMEHTWDGDKCEYCGAGRSVFDRAKGLETHAYAFIHTDNIKTRLAEIFGGNMQFDVIIGNPPYQMKGGAGGSSDSSIYHLFVEQALKLDPRFLSMVIPSRWLAGGRGMDEFRKSMLTGGHISHLVDYTKMSTAFPGVDFEGGVGYFLWDGNHQGDCKYSLVLGDEQQQPVARKLDEFDIFVRDTRAVSILKKVQRLNELSVADLVSGDTPFGLATNFEDFEEKPFKSAIKLHVSVNQKRVVGWIKDSSVTKNRHLIPVWKLLLPKAYGERGAIPANVLGPRVVAGPHSVCTQTYVVAGPFSSETEAVSCDAYLRTRFARFLISLRKITQDLPRGTYSWLPQQQWSRKWTDALLYQKYKLTKDEIAFIESMIRPMAEGDSDE
- a CDS encoding Fic family protein, with protein sequence MKPLEQFYTEAPGWHEKIGEIHALLERVKIREEQSGDVLHLRKLNRILSIHASTAIEGNQLTLGQVTDVINGKPVWGPPKDIKEVQNAWHAYNEMTDYEPWSVSDLLKAHAHLTDALIGESGQFRTVGVAVVRGDGAVMHRGAPAKQVPALVEQLLHWGKASEAHPLIKSSAVHYMLENIHPFLDGNGRIGRLWQTLVLSRWNPLFAWMPVETLVHHNQALYYQALQDSQAGAVDCRPFISFMLDAIGNSLYKFIDVATESRESITEDVPVNVPVNVPVNEIRDKILILVRANPKATAQKMALTLGVTDKTIKRHLKVLREQGRIKRVGSDKAGHWEVIKRHPNE
- a CDS encoding PDDEXK nuclease domain-containing protein, with translation MTKPKQKIAAKKPEALFERVVSILEQARGNVVRAVNSNMVLAYWLIGREIVQELQGGAARAEYGKKVVEVLSARLTERYGEGFSGRNIKSFKQFYLVYSERLRIVRPMGAQSSAMGIPYPTGTESSEPEILSPLGIELARSRKGYPAGSESLAGFSPQLSWSHYRALMRVKNLEARDFYEREAVAGGWDKRTLERQIQSFYYERILKSRKPEKMLAEGRKLPVPAVPAGEALKHPYVLEFLGLPDRAAFHESDLERAIITHLQRFLLELGSGFAFVARQKHVRIEEQDRYIDLVFYHCRLKFYLLIDLKVGELTHADVGQMDGYVRMYDGLFIAPDDNPTIGLILCTEKNETVARYSVLSDRKQIFASKYMLCLPTEEQLRLEIEKERRLQEATLEDRNDE